One window of the Lycorma delicatula isolate Av1 chromosome 3, ASM4794821v1, whole genome shotgun sequence genome contains the following:
- the LOC142321039 gene encoding cathepsin B-like cysteine proteinase 3 yields MGFRKAPTGKLKNYYNHNIVVPDNIPENFDSREKWDKCSSINSVKDQSNCGSCWAVSSASAMSDRLCIASQYKVHVNLSAEALMTCCKACTGGDPGCEGGYLDEAWKYFKTHGLVTGGDYGSNEGCQPYGIPPCSTCPSIAETPACRKSSCTNKHYKKKYKKDLHKGKNYYAIPKNVTLMQADILAHGPIITGFEVFSDFMHYKSGIYSHVRGQYLGNHAVRILGWGVEKQIPYWLVANSWNRSWGDNGLFKIRRGRNECTFEENAFAGIPKSK; encoded by the exons ATGGGATTTAGAAAGGCTCCTActggaaaacttaaaaattattataatcataatattgtTGTACCAGATAATATTCCAGAAAACTTTGATTCTAGAGAAAAATGGGATAAATGTTCTTCAATAAATTCTGTTAAAGATCAGTCGAATTGTGGATCATGTTGG GCTGTATCATCAGCATCAGCAATGTCTGACAGATTGTGTATTGCATCACAATATAAAGTGCACGTAAATTTATCAGCTGAAGCATTAATGACTTGCTGTAAGGCATGTACAGGTGGGGATCCAGGATGTGAAGGTGGTTATTTAGATGAAgcatggaaatattttaaaacacatggCCTTGTTACTGGAGGAGATTATGGATCAAATGAa ggtTGCCAACCTTATGGGATACCTCCATGTAGCACATGTCCTTCAATTGCTGAAACGCCGGCCTGCCGAAAAAGTTCATGCACAAAtaaacattataagaaaaaatacaaaaaagatctTCATAAag gtaaaaattattatgcaattCCCAAAAATGTGACTCTAATGCAAGCTGATATTTTAGCCCATGGCCCTATTATAACTGGGTTTGAAGTATTTTCTGACTTTATGCACTACAAATCAG gaatttattcACATGTGCGTGGACAATATTTGGGTAATCATGCTGTACGCATTCTTGGTTGGGGTGTAGAAAAGCAAATACCTTATTGGCTTGTTGCAAATTCATGGAATAGATCATGGGGTGATAATGGATTATTTAAAATTCGTAGAGGAAGAAATGAATGTACATTTGAAGAAAATGCTTTTGCCGGTATACCAAAATCAAAGTAG